A single window of Toxotes jaculatrix isolate fToxJac2 chromosome 4, fToxJac2.pri, whole genome shotgun sequence DNA harbors:
- the LOC121181104 gene encoding putative methyltransferase NSUN7: MSCVVPMRRILNDKGFSENVNSSSLTEDISHQDHKQQINKEPLSFLLPLPHLNSSLPSPVSPPSDQAYLQASTIFQQLREEKPVTLLHYGKKTDTPLPKSGDKTAQRQAYQLAFNTLKYQDLLEDIITDSCFHTSQHISADLLPLAMVMLFDLQDRRFMLRERSIKEGEEPVREVRDLESSLHRCKTKLAASLARCRVKQNLQSVSCFLSDPVRTKQHRAKRLPLYAWVNTLKTSVEEVCEALQSAGLCEVKSTTDLKDSTFCRDSLCPDTLVFPQQLHALLQHSSLTTTHVLNIQDRSVCVAVSVLRPLLFDNGDVLVVGSFSAVTVAHIAVVASARSGRVLVCGADHTSLQVEEIRDLLTNMDIKNVKVLSEAFCSLNEWDATIHRLKVIIVLPQCSSSALNDPVPTIHSEHGDWDLLPDLSHGSVSQRKIHTMATRQTRLLAHALTFPKVQTVVYCTRSVYPEENEQLVKRVLEKTHTHPKLLPFRVNGPIFPVDSQSGDATDSKFFRLEPSQFTNGCFIARLSRQADPTKVETVQDVLARAAAKGLLGGIIPEQSKTGKKGKSRKNRAASASSKPSSSSSPERQTGRELVNGRDPGVPSEHEEEKGEGDLKGSEEEAEYKKREDEVGEEEKKRRGYKGRKRKLRRRPKQTSRAPAVSKHHPKSNKKKPTKRTVNQSHHKRRLTKSKQRRIPRLTLTLMSSAKPPHHLSPITALAHKLSDNPVINSQQAVFSAPSSAGKHPSPARPAPPTLPAASKQVQTQNTQPERAEKTQKDVTKPASPFKARGKVVRPEEVLKVADYVLPPISSLSSSSLRTRSGGSLSQPLSRSSHSQHANMSASSSSVSLPGL; this comes from the exons ATGAGCTGTGTTGTACCCATGAGAAGGATTCTGAATGACAAAG GCTTCAGCGAGAATGTGAATTCCAGCTCTTTGACAGAGGACATTTCACATCAAGACCACAAGCAGCAGATCAACAAGGAGCCACTCTcattccttcttcctcttcctcatcttaACTCATCTTTACCTTCACCAG TCTCCCCTCCATCAGATCAGGCCTATCTGCAGGCATCAACCATTTTCCAGCAGCTGCGTGAGGAGAAGCCAGTCACACTTCTGCATTATGGGAAGAAAACGGACACACCACTACCCAAGAGCGGAGACAAAACCGCACAGAGACAGGCCTACCAACTCGCCTTCAACACACTCAAAT aCCAAGATTTACTCGAGGACATCATCACTGACAGCTGCTTCCACACCTCTCAGCATATT tcCGCTGACTTGTTGCCGCTGGCGATGGTGATGCTGTTTGACCTCCAGGACCGAAGGTTTATGTTGCGTGAACGTTCAataaaggaaggagaggagcctGTACGCGAAGTCAGGGACCTGGAGAGTAgtctgcacag GTGTAAGACAAAACTGGCAGCATCTCTAGCTCGCTGCAGAGTGAAACAGAATCTGCAGAGTgtctcctgttttctgtccGATCCTGTCAGGaccaaacagcacagagcaAAACGTCTGCCACTTTACGCATGGGTCAATACACTCAAGACCAG TGTTGAAGAGGTGTGTGAAGCATTGCAAAGCGCTGGCTTGTGTGAAGTGAAGAGCACGACTGACCTCAAGGACTCGACGTTCTGCCGGGACTCTCTCTGTCCAGACACACTCGTCTTCCCCCAGCAGCTTCATGCTCTGCTCCAGCACAGCAGCCTCACCACCACACATGTACTGAACATACAG gacaggagtgtgtgtgtggcagtaaGTGTGTTGCGCCCCCTGCTGTTTGATAACGGTGACGTCCTGGTGGTGGGGTCTTTCTCAGCCGTGACTGTGGCTCACATAGCTGTGGTGGCCTCTGCCCGCTCAGGCAGGGTGTTGGTGTGTGGTGCTGATCACACATCTTTACAGGTGGAAGAGATTCGGGACCTACTCACAAACATGGATATCAAGA ATGTGAAAGTCCTGTCAGAAGCGTTCTGCAGTCTGAATGAGTGGGACGCTACCATCCATCGTTTAAAGGTCATCATAGTGCTGCCGCAGTGCTCGTCCTCTGCCCTCAATGACCCCGTGCCCACCATCCACAGTGAACATGGAG ACTGGGATCTATTACCAGACTTGTCTCACGGTTCTGTATCCCAGCgcaaaatacacacaatggCCACCCGGCAGACACGGCTGTTAGCCCACGCACTGACCT TCCCAAAGGTTCAGACAGTGGTCTACTGCACACGCTCAGTGTATCCTGAGGAAAATGAACAGCTGGTGAAAAGAGTGttagaaaaaacacacactcaccccaAACTGCTGCCCTtcag GGTGAACGGTCCAATTTTCCCGGTTGACTCCCAGTCAGGAGACGCAACAGATTCCAAGTTCTTCAGACTCGAGCCATCTCAGTTCACCAACGGCTGCTTTATAGCCAGACTGTCCCGACAG GCGGATCCCACTAAGGTAGAAACGGTCCAGGATGTGCTGGCAAGGGCTGCAGCAAAGGGCCTCCTGGGTGGAATAATTCCTGAACAATCAAAAACCGGCAAAAAGGGGAAAAGCAGGAAGAATCGTGCAGCTTCAGCCTCCAGCAAACCCTCGTCATCCTCCAGCCctgagaggcagacaggaagggAGCTTGTAAATGGACGAGATCCAGGCGTACCCTCAGAACatgaagaggagaaaggtgAGGGAGACTTAAAGGGTAGCGAGGAGGAAGCGGAGTACAAAAAGAGGGAAGATGAGGTaggggaggaagaaaagaagaggaggggttACAAAGGGCGCAAGCGAAAGCTGAGACGACGACCAAAACAAACCAGCAGGGCTCCCGCCGTCTCCAAGCATCACCCTAAAAGCAACAAGAAGAAACCAACGAAGAGAACAGTCAACCAATCACATCACAAGAGGCGTCTgacaaaaagtaaacaaagacGAATACCTCGTCTGACACTGACTCTGATGTCCTCTGCAAAACCACCCCACCACTTGTCTCCAATCACAGCCCTTGCACACAAGCTAAGTGACAATCCAGTGATTAACTCACAACAGGCTGTCTTTAGTGCCCCTTCCTCTGCTGGAAAACATCCCTCACCTGCCCGTCCTGCTCCACCTACTCTCCCCGCAGCCTCCAAACAGgtgcagacacaaaacacacagcctgaaagagcagagaaaacacagaaggaTGTAACTAAACCAGCAAGCCCGTTTAAGGCCAGAGGAAAGGTGGTAAGACCAGAGGAAGTGTTGAAGGTTGCAGATTATGTCCTTCCACCCatttcctccctgtcctccagtTCTCTGCGCACCAGGAGTGGCggttctctctctcagcctctgtcCAGGAGCTCCCACTCTCAGCATGCCAACATGTCTGCGTCCTCATCCTCAGTCTCCCTGCCTGGGTTATAG